In the genome of Arabidopsis thaliana chromosome 4, partial sequence, the window taactaggaatatatataatagaaattTTACATCTTTTGGTATTTTGTTGGTCGTCAAAGTAAACATGACTATGTTGATTCGCTTGTGCGGTTGTACGAAGACAATGTACTGTAGAGACAAACTCTTGATGTCGACGCTATCTGGAGACTGCAGTCTTAGATAACCTTTTCATCGAGTTGGAAATAATtagagaaaccaaacaaaatgcaAGACCAACTtaattctcttctcttgtaaTTCTGGAGCTTAAGTTAGAGATTGGGTGTTGtcatattaaatttgttaatcaTACTGATTACTTTCACTCACATTTGTTCTTGTTATTGTTTATGTTAAATCGTCACTCACATTGTATGCACATGTCAGATTCAGACCAATGTTAAAAGtgcattattttgtttggaagcgtgtgagaaaacaaaaagtttatgtACATAACATAAATCCAAAAGTACTACTCGAATAAAGTACAAACTTTATATCTTTTAAACTCCACGTAATaactcatttttgtttgttttaatcaaaaattcaaacGTCTAAAATTTCGTCTTAAATAAGAAatgatattaagaaaaatatctttggATTAATAACAGATCACCGAAAATTAGAATATGGTTTTACCAACCCAATTAAATTCTCAAATTAATTGGAAAGAGAATAAtgttgacaacaacaaaaaggaaataaatcgCATGCAATGAAAGgaatgaatcttcttcttcttcttctctattaacgcttcttcttcttctccttcttcatcacccTCCTCCACTTCTCTCAGTCACAATGGCGACCAAAAAATCTCTGAAATCACGTCTCCAAGATGGAGAAAAGCTTCTCGGccactttcttctctccttttctcCGGAGCTTGCAGAGATCGCTGCAAGAGCTGGATTTGACTTCATTGTCGTCTACCTTGAGCACGGTGCCGGCGGGATTCGTGAAGCGCTTCACTGCATTCGAGCAATCGAAGCCGCTGGTTGCTCCACTGTCCTCCGTGTACCCGACATTAGTCAGGCTTGAGCTAAGAAAGCGTTAGATCTCGGACCCGACGGCATTATGTTCCCAATGGTCGAAACCGGAAGATCTGCATCCGAGGCGGTCTCGTTTTGCCTGTATCGTCCTGACGGTGTTCGCGGCTGTGCTTACTCCGTTGTGAGAGACTCCAGCTTCGGATTTAACGAAGGGTATTTGGGTAATTACGCTGATAAGCTCTTCATTATGTGCCAGGTTCGATCCTCAAATCCCctttgattttcaattttattggACGAAATTGTTAAATTGAATTCTAAAATGCCTACTTgtgaaaaaaatggaagttagaatttttatgcaattgatatattttgtgCAGATTGAATCAGAGGAAGGTATGAAAAATGTGAAGGAGATCATAGCCGTTGATGGGATGGATTGTGTGATGATGGGGCCGAGAGATCTGAGTGCGAGTTTGGGGTTACTTAACGATCCAGGAAACCCGAAGGTGAAGTCGGTCATGAGGGTGGCTGAGACGGCGGTGTTGGCCTCTGATCCGGCGAATGGTGGAGCTTACTTGGCAGGGATGGCCACGGCTCAGGACAAAACCGGTGATCTCAAGGCACGTGGGTATCACGTGGTGCTCGGGTCAACCGATGTGTCGCTGTACAAGAAGGCTGTGGTTGATGAGGTCAACGCTTTTAAAGCGTAGTGTCGGAATTAGATTAGAGTCTGAATAAAACGGGAATTAGAGTGCTTTGT includes:
- the ALL1 gene encoding aldolase like (aldolase like (ALL1); FUNCTIONS IN: carbon-carbon lyase activity, catalytic activity; INVOLVED IN: cytokinin mediated signaling pathway; LOCATED IN: cellular_component unknown; EXPRESSED IN: sporophyte; CONTAINS InterPro DOMAIN/s: Pyruvate/Phosphoenolpyruvate kinase, catalytic core (InterPro:IPR015813), HpcH/HpaI aldolase (InterPro:IPR005000); BEST Arabidopsis thaliana protein match is: Phosphoenolpyruvate carboxylase family protein (TAIR:AT4G10750.1); Has 3952 Blast hits to 3952 proteins in 838 species: Archae - 22; Bacteria - 2525; Metazoa - 2; Fungi - 198; Plants - 35; Viruses - 0; Other Eukaryotes - 1170 (source: NCBI BLink).), whose protein sequence is MATKKSLKSRLQDGEKLLGHFLLSFSPELAEIAARAGFDFIVVYLEHGAGGIPKKALDLGPDGIMFPMVETGRSASEAVSFCLYRPDGVRGCAYSVVRDSSFGFNEGYLGNYADKLFIMCQIESEEGMKNVKEIIAVDGMDCVMMGPRDLSASLGLLNDPGNPKVKSVMRVAETAVLASDPANGGAYLAGMATAQDKTGDLKARGYHVVLGSTDVSLYKKAVVDEVNAFKA
- the ALL1 gene encoding aldolase like; the encoded protein is MFPMVETGRSASEAVSFCLYRPDGVRGCAYSVVRDSSFGFNEGYLGNYADKLFIMCQIESEEGMKNVKEIIAVDGMDCVMMGPRDLSASLGLLNDPGNPKVKSVMRVAETAVLASDPANGGAYLAGMATAQDKTGDLKARGYHVVLGSTDVSLYKKAVVDEVNAFKA